One Setaria italica strain Yugu1 chromosome II, Setaria_italica_v2.0, whole genome shotgun sequence DNA segment encodes these proteins:
- the LOC101762767 gene encoding probable polygalacturonase: MSGSATIFRVLLVFATFVAQTQWSSVSGMYCNDLTPSVERPHSASITDFGAVGDGVTLNTKAFQNALFYLNSFANKGGAQLFVPAGRWLTGSFSLISHLTLSLDKEAVILGSPDSSDWPVIDALPSYGRGRELPGKRHQSLIFGSNLTDVIITGANGTIDGQGAIWWDWFHNHTLNYTRPPLVELMYSTRVVISNLTFTNSPFWNIHPVYCSQVLVQHLTILAPISSPNTDGIDPDSSTNVCIEDCYIRNGDDIVVIKSGWDEYGISFAHPSSNISIRNITGQTRNSAGIALGSEMSGGISDVRAEGIRIVNSVHGIRIKTAPGRGGYVKNVYVADVSLENVSIAIRITGNYGEHPDENYNKNALPTISNITIKNIVGVNISVAGMLQGIQGDPFSNICLSNVSLSVRSTNPWNCSLVEGYSNSVLPEICEQLRTSPGPGQVCYDGNSYPAAAAQPQSPQKSSASRLLNPFLYISWFLCR; encoded by the exons ATGAGTGGATCCGCCACT ATATTTCGAGTCCTTTTGGTTTTTGCAACGTTTGTTGCTCAGACACAATGGTCTAGTGTATCAGGCATGTACTGCAATGACTTGACACCAAGTGTGGAAAGGCCCCACAGTGCCTCAATAACCGATTTTGGTGCCGTTGGAGATGGCGTAACTCTTAACACGAAAGCATTTCAGAATGCACTCTTCTACCTCAACTCATTTGCAAACAAGGGCGGGGCGCAGCTGTTTGTGCCTGCTGGAAGGTGGTTGACCGGGAGTTTTAGTCTAATAAGCCATCTCACGCTGTCACTGGACAAGGAGGCAGTAATTCTTGGATCACCA GACTCATCTGATTGGCCAGTTATTGATGCTCTTCCGTCCTATGGGCGTGGTAGAGAACTCCCTGGTAAAAGACATCAAAGTTTAATATTTGGGTCCAATCTTACTGATGTGATAATAACTG GTGCTAATGGTACCATTGATGGCCAAGGTGCGATTTGGTGGGACTGGTTTCACAACCACACATTGAATTATACTAGACCACCCCTTGTTGAACTGATGTACTCTACCAgagttgttatttccaatcTAACCTTTACAAATTCGCCATTTTGGAATATCCATCCTGTATACTGCAG CCAAGTACTTGTCCAGCATCTCACGATCCTAGCACCTATCAGTTCACCAAACACTGATGGCATTGATCCAG ACTCATCTACAAACGTCTGCATTGAAGATTGTTACATCAGAAATGGCGATGACATTGTTGTCATCAAGAGTGGGTGGGATGAATATGGCATTTCTTTTGCTCATCCTAGCTCCAACATTAGCATCCGCAACATCACAGGACAGACAAGGAACAGCGCTGGAATTGCCTTGGGAAGCGAGATGTCAGGTGGCATATCAGATGTTCGGGCAGAGGGTATCCGCATAGTCAACTCAGTGCATGGGATCAGAATCAAGACAGCCCCAGGGCGAGGAGGATACGTGAAAAACGTGTATGTAGCTGATGTGAGCTTGGAAAATGTTTCCATAGCCATCAGGATCACTGGAAACTACGGTGAACATCCTGATGAGAACTACAACAAGAATGCACTCCCAACCATAAGCAACATAACTATCAAGAATATTGTGGGTGTCAACATCAGTGTTGCGGGCATGTTGCAGGGCATCCAAGGGGATCCCTTCAGCAATATTTGCTTATCAAATGTTTCCCTCAGTGTCAGATCCACGAATCCATGGAACTGTTCACTTGTCGAAGGGTATTCAAACTCTGTGTTACCTGAGATCTGTGAACAACTGAGAACAAGTCCTGGGCCCGGACAAGTATGCTACGATGGTAATAGCTAtccagcagcggcagcacaaCCACAGTCGCCACAGAAGTCAAGTGCTAGCCGACTGCTAAATCCTTTCCTTTATATAAGTTGGTTTCTCTGTAGGTAA
- the LOC101763445 gene encoding protein transport protein SEC13 homolog B, with the protein MASKKIELDHKDMVHDSAVDYYGKRLATASSDSTVKIVSIGAATAPSQVLATLTGHYGPVWRVAWAHPKYGTILASCGYDGRVVIWKEDARGNWSQVHAFMDHKSSVNSIAWAPYEVGLCLACASSDGRISIFTMRADGGWDTATIERAHPVGATAISWAPATALGSLAGSGELVYKLVSGGFDSVVKVWGFVDGSWKLEGALISDMHTDCVRDVSWAPVLGMAKSTIASGSQDGKVVIWTKGKDGDKWEGKLMRDFGAPVWRVSWSLTGNILSIAAGENNITLWKEGSDGQWEEVMKVEP; encoded by the coding sequence ATGGCGTCAAAGAAAATAGAGTTGGATCACAAGGACATGGTACATGATTCTGCCGTCGACTACTACGGCAAGCGCCTTGCCACTGCCTCCTCAGACTCTACTGTGAAGATAGTCAGCATTGGTGCTGCAACTGCCCCATCCCAGGTCCTTGCAACGCTGACTGGCCACTATGGTCCTGTGTGGCGTGTTGCATGGGCCCATCCGAAGTATGGTACTATCCTTGCATCCTGTGGCTATGATGGACGTGTCGTTATTTGGAAGGAGGATGCACGAGGCAATTGGTCTCAAGTCCATGCGTTTATGGACCACAAGTCGTCTGTCAACTCCATTGCTTGGGCCCCATATGAGGTTGGCCTTTGCCTTGCCTGTGCATCTTCTGACGGAAGAATATCCATCTTCACAATGCGAGCTGATGGGGGTTGGGATACTGCAACCATTGAGCGAGCACACCCTGTTGGTGCAACTGCCATCTCCTGGGCTCCAGCAACAGCACTTGGTTCGCTGGCTGGCTCAGGGGAGCTTGTTTATAAGCTTGTTTCTGGAGGGTTTGATTCTGTCGTTAAAGTCTGGGGATTTGTCGATGGTAGCTGGAAGCTGGAGGGTGCTCTTATCTCTGACATGCACACAGATTGTGTTAGGGATGTCTCATGGGCGCCAGTTTTGGGCATGGCCAAGTCGACCATTGCCAGTGGTTCCCAAGATGGGAAGGTTGTCATCTGGACCAAGGGGAAAGATGGAGACAAGTGGGAGGGAAAGCTCATGCGGGACTTTGGGGCTCCTGTCTGGAGGGTGTCCTGGTCCTTGACTGGGAACATACTGTCCATAGCTGCTGGCGAGAACAACATTACCCTCTGGAAGGAAGGGTCAGACGGGCAATGGGAGGAGGTGATGAAGGTTGAACCCTAG